Proteins encoded by one window of Anguilla rostrata isolate EN2019 chromosome 9, ASM1855537v3, whole genome shotgun sequence:
- the LOC135262775 gene encoding FMR1-interacting protein NUFIP2-like, with product MDSSENDKPLDCSPHEAKSSLDKKDSLSLLNGVVSLGAGRVANGYPCEPALDDDGSGSENGYTTPGRRRAGRGGLRGAENVSAPQEEEETMQQGSAAPARPDAGPPSPEPEKPPAPPRLDGGRPGAKAEVGAGAGAARAGEPQRKNSVGKAAGAPGKKFEDRPGKARLVAPATAKEDSWTLFKPPPVFPVDNSSAKISPKISYASKVKENLNKAAQAGGGDALPPQEPGRLSLVPMSALKTITSASFTNGPISGEGNGCLQVGPLLTTAASTVPLASPLSGGDDVASSPDNDSSTTTTPVAATGEPRKSSLFVYPLTPTNMQPALPSARQVDTPPAQTNQKALGDIFRNQWGLSFINEPNAGPESKEGSAAEVTFQGRCPVATAAQDSSLSPPTWDRPPFPPAAHGADKRTSPLPVSSVLKACPPAVPVSGGGTQTHPLGLDALKGEIGSLGAIVFASSKDPSADPPQASQTDSALALVKEQSQAKGFDRRCSWGSFDLKAAVVYHTKEIEYILNLQKQDPKRVIIYDETKDRPDQ from the exons ATGGACAGCAGCGAGAATGACAAACCCTTAGATTGCTCACCCCACGAGGCCAAGTCATCGCTGGACAAGAAGGATTCCCTTTCCCTCCTCAACGGGGTCGTGTCTCTCGGCGCCGGCCGCGTCGCCAATGGTTACCCCTGCGAGCCGGCGCTCGACGATGACGGCAGCGGCTCCGAGAACGGATACACCACTCCCGGGAGACGCAGGGCGGGACGCGGCGGCCTCAGGGGCGCGGAGAATGTGAGCGCgccgcaggaggaggaggagaccatGCAGCAGGGCAGCGCAGCGCCCGCCAGGCCGGACGCGGGACCCCCGAGCCCGGAGCCCGAGAaaccgcccgcccccccccgtctggACGGCGGCAGGCCCGGCGCCAAGGCCGAGGTcggagccggagccggagccGCGCGGGCGGGGGAGCCGCAGCGCAAAAACTCGGTGGGCAAGGCCGCCGGCGCCCCGGGGAAAAAGTTCGAGGACAGGCCCGGCAAAGCCAGGCTCGTCGCCCCGGCGACCGCGAAAGAGGACTCGTGGACTTTGTTCAAGCCCCCTCCCGTTTTCCCCGTGGACAACAGCAGTGCTAAAATTTCACCCAAGATCAGTTATGCAAGTAAAGTCAAGGAGAACCTCAACAAGGCGGCCCAGGCCGGCGGGGGCGACGCCCTCCCACCTCAGGAGCCCGGACGGCTCTCGCTGGTTCCCATGTCCGCTTTGAAAACCATCACTTCAGCTAGCTTTACGAACGGCCCCATTTCCGGAGAGGGGAATGGCTGCCTCCAGGTGGGGCCACTCTTAACCACTGCTGCTAGTACTGTACCGCtggcctctcctctctcagggGGCGACGATGTAGCATCCTCTCCTGACAATGACAGTAGCACTACGACAACCCCTGTGGCAGCCACTGGCGAACCGAGAAAGTCTAGCCTTTTTGTTTACCCTCTTACCCCGACTAATATGCAACCTGCGCTCCCCAGTGCCCGCCAAGTGGACACGCCTCCTGCTCAGACAAATCAGAAAGCCTTGGGGGACATCTTCCGGAACCAGTGGGGGCTGTCCTTCATCAATGAGCCCAACGCTGGGCCGGAGAGTAAGGAGGGCAGCGCAGCGGAGGTGACGTTTCAGGGGAGGTGCCCCGTTGCCACGGCCGCACAGGACTCCAGTTTGTCCCCGCCCACGTGGGACCGCCCTCCCTTCCCACCAGCGGCTCACGGGGCGGACAAACGGACTAGCCCCCTACCCGTTAGCAGTGTTTTGAAAGCCTGCCCCCCTGCAGTGCCTGTCAGTGGGGGTGGGACGCAGACCCACCCTCTGGGACTGGACGCGCTCAAAGGCGAGATCGGGAGTCTCGGTGCAATCGTGTTCGCTTCTTCTAAAGACCCCAGTGCTGACCCACCTCAGGCCTCCCAGACTGACTCTGCGTTGGCTCTGGTCAAAGAGCAGAGCCAGGCCAAGGGCTTTGACAGAAGGTGTAGCTGGGGGTCGTTCGATCTAAAAGCTGCTGTAGTTTATCACACTAAAG aaattgaatatattttgaatttgcAAAAACAAG ATCCAAAAAGAGTAATCATTTATGACGAGACCAAGGACAGGCCTGACCAGTGA